Proteins co-encoded in one Meiothermus sp. genomic window:
- a CDS encoding caspase family protein produces the protein MTWLVGLGLGCWFGLGQPMPKPETYAVVVGINNYRPYPETPSLPALSYAESDARKMAQALRDPNKGQVSKVRVLLDTEASKTAIEAELRDLARRMRVSDTLIFYYSGHGMLNHLGQATLMPGDAKINDEETWLPLDGLREQVRKASQGRGRLILILDACFSGQSQAGSRSFTMPGRKDFPKPQKPDLSGADVLLASSADSEPSWEDAELGGGIFTAYLLEAISGKADENGDGYVTIGEAYRYAAVRVEAFSSRRGTPQTPKLYGPDDYILALNPVAVALSRLASLKLSGHINGEQFDALAAWLEVKRQPDDLKLYLAGALTGGQLVNLVRAGAIPRVPAQTSIDRRLQKIGSLRREGKIRLEQFWVLSQMIQTGKAAPDVSDYLAGRLSEAKFLQRLRSGAVRGVPR, from the coding sequence ATGACCTGGCTCGTCGGGCTGGGCTTGGGGTGCTGGTTTGGGTTGGGCCAGCCCATGCCCAAACCCGAAACCTACGCCGTGGTCGTTGGTATCAACAACTACCGCCCCTACCCCGAAACTCCCTCCCTGCCCGCCCTCAGCTACGCCGAGAGCGATGCCCGCAAAATGGCCCAGGCTCTGCGCGACCCAAACAAGGGTCAGGTAAGCAAGGTGCGGGTGCTGCTGGATACCGAGGCCAGCAAGACCGCCATCGAGGCCGAGTTGCGCGATCTGGCCCGGCGCATGCGGGTGAGCGATACCCTGATTTTCTACTACTCCGGTCACGGGATGCTGAACCACCTGGGGCAGGCTACCCTGATGCCCGGCGACGCCAAAATCAACGACGAGGAAACCTGGCTGCCCCTGGATGGGTTGCGAGAACAAGTACGCAAGGCCAGCCAGGGCAGGGGCCGCCTGATTCTGATACTGGATGCCTGTTTTAGTGGGCAGTCTCAAGCGGGCTCGCGCAGCTTCACCATGCCGGGCCGCAAGGACTTTCCCAAGCCGCAAAAGCCCGATCTGAGCGGGGCCGATGTGCTGCTAGCTTCCTCTGCCGATTCGGAGCCGAGTTGGGAGGATGCCGAGCTGGGGGGTGGAATTTTTACGGCCTACTTGCTGGAAGCCATCTCGGGAAAAGCCGATGAGAACGGGGATGGCTATGTAACCATTGGGGAGGCTTACCGTTATGCTGCAGTTCGCGTTGAAGCGTTCAGCTCGCGCAGAGGCACTCCCCAGACCCCCAAGCTCTATGGCCCCGACGACTACATCCTGGCCCTCAACCCTGTTGCGGTGGCCTTAAGCCGTCTGGCCAGCCTGAAGCTCTCGGGCCATATCAATGGCGAGCAGTTTGATGCGCTGGCCGCTTGGCTCGAGGTCAAAAGGCAGCCCGATGACCTGAAACTGTATCTGGCGGGAGCCCTGACCGGTGGACAGCTTGTGAATCTGGTTCGGGCTGGAGCCATTCCGAGGGTTCCGGCGCAGACCTCCATTGATAGGCGTCTGCAAAAAATCGGCTCATTGCGGCGCGAGGGCAAGATTCGGTTGGAACAGTTCTGGGTGCTAAGCCAGATGATTCAGACCGGCAAGGCGGCCCCCGATGTGAGCGACTATCTAGCTGGACGGTTGTCCGAGGCTAAGTTCTTGCAACGGTTGCGGTCGGGCGCTGTGCGGGGCGTGCCGAGATAG
- a CDS encoding IS256 family transposase: MDQDTLQMILREAVRETATEVLQILLDADREAFLREHGGRKNGYYPRRLSTRFGSVNLQMPRDREGCYYPSFLEPYARRLVDVGEVAVALYAAGVTQRKAAEVLSLLLGHRYTHETLSSLTDQVLRAAEQYRQRPLPEELAVVYLDGLFLRVMRDDLGVQQEAVYVALGITPSGERQVLGFWLLPAESALAWEEVLKGLWQRGLRRVLLFVTDGLPGMEAAIQRVYPGAEWQRCVVHMVRSSLAQVRARDRGAVAEHLRGVYRAESRQEALEGLERLRRTWGSRYPRLVSGWWEDSAALLRFYGYPKVLWPYLRSTNPMERFIREIRRSTKVRDHKFPTTEAVFKVLYLESERQEGKWTERTLRGFAEAKEMLEQMLKERYFPSTQTATHKS, from the coding sequence ATGGATCAGGATACCCTACAGATGATTTTGCGCGAAGCGGTAAGGGAAACAGCCACCGAGGTCTTGCAGATTCTGCTGGACGCCGACCGGGAGGCCTTCTTGCGGGAACACGGAGGACGCAAAAACGGCTACTACCCCAGGCGGCTTTCGACCCGCTTTGGTTCAGTGAACCTCCAGATGCCCAGGGATCGCGAGGGGTGCTACTATCCCAGCTTCCTGGAACCTTATGCCCGGCGCCTGGTGGACGTGGGGGAGGTGGCCGTGGCCCTGTATGCCGCCGGGGTGACGCAGCGCAAAGCGGCGGAGGTGCTGAGCCTGTTGCTGGGGCACCGCTATACCCACGAGACCCTTAGCAGCCTGACCGACCAGGTCTTGCGGGCGGCGGAGCAGTACCGCCAGCGGCCTTTGCCGGAGGAACTGGCCGTGGTCTACCTGGACGGTCTGTTTCTGAGGGTCATGCGGGACGACCTGGGGGTTCAGCAAGAGGCGGTGTATGTGGCGCTGGGCATCACCCCCAGCGGGGAGCGGCAGGTGCTGGGCTTCTGGCTCCTGCCCGCAGAGAGCGCTCTGGCCTGGGAGGAGGTGTTGAAGGGCTTGTGGCAAAGGGGCCTACGGCGGGTCTTGCTCTTCGTGACCGATGGCCTTCCCGGCATGGAGGCGGCCATCCAAAGGGTCTACCCCGGCGCCGAATGGCAGCGCTGCGTGGTGCACATGGTGCGCTCCAGCCTGGCACAGGTGCGTGCACGGGATCGGGGGGCGGTGGCCGAGCATCTACGCGGGGTGTACCGGGCGGAAAGCCGACAGGAAGCCCTGGAAGGCCTGGAGCGGCTGCGGCGAACCTGGGGGTCGAGGTACCCGCGGCTGGTGAGCGGTTGGTGGGAGGACTCCGCGGCGCTGCTGCGGTTCTATGGCTATCCCAAGGTGCTGTGGCCCTACCTTCGGAGCACCAATCCGATGGAACGGTTTATCCGGGAGATAAGACGCAGTACCAAGGTACGGGATCACAAGTTTCCTACAACGGAGGCGGTGTTCAAAGTGCTGTATCTGGAGAGCGAAAGGCAGGAGGGCAAATGGACAGAGCGTACACTCAGAGGCTTTGCCGAGGCAAAGGAGATGCTAGAACAGATGCTGAAGGAGCGGTACTTCCCCTCTACACAGACTGCTACACATAAATCTTGA
- a CDS encoding N-acetylmuramoyl-L-alanine amidase, translated as MSRLHLRLLMVALLSTGALAQSLPPPRIGDQPGFTRVVLDLPKEATYQIEPLGAALRVTLPGQTVAPGLHFVSLPELAGYVLEQHEDKAVMILLTPQGVTPRSGYKTMTLAALQGDGQRLVIDLSGAFVDISPLPAFPEFRFIKSGGRRFSVVVDAGHGGPDPGALGPVAEKAVNLEVALRVRRFLQNAGVEVVMTRESDTAFSRDKRTDLAQRVALAEGKDLFVSIHANATVPARADGWCGLEVYYYSPDTTRPFFPSPAPLLPAPPPLALNPLDALEAVQPTPAQSPLDPGTQPSPEDVNPIPPQGLPTPTPQMNSLRRMELSRTLATRVLSYTLGATAAVNRGVRSADFFVIRYSSVPAILVEMGYLSHPIEGQNLREAHYLDRIGYGIARGVLEYLENDQPLE; from the coding sequence ATGTCTCGCCTGCATTTGCGTTTACTGATGGTTGCCCTCTTGAGCACCGGCGCTCTGGCCCAGAGCCTGCCGCCCCCCCGCATCGGCGACCAGCCGGGGTTTACGCGGGTGGTGCTGGACTTACCCAAAGAGGCGACCTACCAGATCGAGCCGCTGGGCGCTGCACTGCGGGTGACCCTGCCAGGCCAGACCGTTGCGCCCGGCCTGCACTTTGTGAGCCTGCCGGAGCTGGCCGGGTATGTGCTCGAGCAGCACGAAGACAAAGCGGTAATGATCCTGCTCACCCCCCAGGGGGTCACGCCCCGCTCCGGTTACAAAACCATGACCCTGGCCGCCTTGCAAGGCGACGGGCAGCGGTTGGTGATCGACCTCTCGGGGGCTTTTGTGGATATTAGCCCGCTGCCGGCCTTCCCGGAGTTTCGCTTTATCAAGTCGGGCGGGCGGCGCTTTTCGGTGGTGGTGGATGCCGGGCACGGCGGCCCCGACCCCGGCGCTTTGGGGCCGGTGGCAGAAAAAGCGGTGAACCTCGAGGTGGCCCTGCGGGTGCGCCGCTTTTTGCAAAACGCGGGCGTGGAGGTCGTCATGACTCGCGAAAGCGATACGGCCTTTTCGCGCGACAAGCGCACCGACCTGGCCCAGCGCGTGGCCCTGGCCGAGGGCAAAGATTTGTTCGTCTCCATCCACGCCAACGCCACCGTACCGGCCCGCGCCGACGGCTGGTGCGGCCTCGAGGTCTACTACTACAGCCCCGACACCACCCGCCCCTTTTTCCCATCCCCGGCGCCGCTCCTGCCCGCCCCACCCCCCCTTGCGCTCAACCCGCTGGATGCGCTCGAGGCCGTCCAGCCTACCCCAGCGCAAAGCCCGCTCGACCCAGGCACCCAGCCCAGCCCGGAGGACGTCAACCCCATCCCGCCGCAGGGCCTGCCCACCCCCACCCCCCAGATGAACTCGCTGCGCCGCATGGAGCTTTCACGTACCCTGGCTACCCGGGTGCTCTCGTATACGCTGGGGGCCACCGCTGCCGTCAACCGCGGGGTGCGCAGCGCCGACTTCTTCGTGATTCGGTATTCCAGCGTCCCGGCCATCCTGGTGGAGATGGGATACCTGAGCCACCCCATCGAGGGCCAGAACCTGCGCGAGGCCCACTACCTCGACCGCATCGGCTACGGCATCGCCAGGGGGGTGCTGGAGTATCTGGAAAACGACCAGCCGCTCGAGTAG
- a CDS encoding CHASE2 domain-containing protein produces the protein MNEPPRPRTLSPHARKALWRTGLVVLVMVASSYILSNNLLGPFGAFIKGPQGVSLDRLTKVVHRWGSPVPVRDFPLVVLVELEQSSIQELSPNSNVFHRGQLARITQKILSYQPKGLFLDFDLRYPSNEGGALSAGDGQLLEVLRRTQVPILLPDEQILGRPLSSLNPKLFAVQAQVLYDGDGLTRKIPRPLPGQPVAASLGLYCLGLGIDLQDDLRCPQSVALGNPQSDGKRIVYREIRRYGAHTEGRQLWPNLVVMGGLQFLEGGLVKSEKTQGALFLVGRTYPKADDAHFTAIGAVQGIDIHLNALLTLATYRSYSETLGWGPVLLVVPLVVFLALWLTYSITDGWLRASRFQGFVQALIETAVAAWFLFFAGVLILQYTGHFLDYLYPIVAFQMGALLLKLFAGGKKNENKTSDSGQEVADKLKEIVEGTGGDR, from the coding sequence GTGAATGAACCGCCCCGTCCGCGAACCCTTTCACCCCACGCGCGTAAAGCCTTATGGCGCACTGGGCTGGTGGTGCTGGTGATGGTGGCCTCGTCCTACATTTTGAGCAACAACCTGCTGGGGCCATTTGGCGCTTTTATCAAGGGTCCGCAAGGGGTCTCGCTGGATCGCCTGACCAAAGTGGTGCATCGCTGGGGTTCGCCGGTGCCTGTGCGCGATTTTCCACTGGTGGTGTTGGTGGAACTCGAGCAGAGTAGCATCCAAGAACTCAGCCCCAACAGCAATGTCTTTCACCGGGGTCAGCTTGCCCGCATCACCCAGAAAATTCTCAGTTACCAGCCCAAAGGTCTGTTCCTCGACTTCGATCTGCGCTACCCCAGCAACGAGGGCGGGGCCCTATCGGCAGGGGATGGGCAGTTGCTGGAGGTGCTGCGCCGCACCCAGGTTCCCATCCTGCTACCGGATGAACAGATTTTGGGCCGGCCCCTCAGCAGCCTCAACCCCAAGTTGTTTGCTGTGCAAGCCCAGGTGCTCTACGACGGCGACGGGCTAACCCGCAAGATTCCCCGGCCCCTTCCTGGGCAGCCTGTAGCAGCCTCGCTGGGGCTGTACTGCTTAGGACTGGGCATAGACTTGCAGGATGATCTTCGCTGTCCGCAATCGGTTGCGCTTGGCAATCCCCAGTCCGATGGCAAGCGTATCGTCTACCGCGAGATACGGCGCTATGGAGCCCACACCGAAGGTCGGCAGCTCTGGCCCAATCTGGTGGTGATGGGAGGGCTTCAATTCTTGGAAGGTGGCCTGGTGAAATCGGAAAAAACCCAGGGGGCTTTGTTCCTGGTGGGGCGCACCTACCCCAAGGCCGACGACGCACATTTCACGGCGATTGGGGCTGTACAGGGTATTGATATTCACCTAAACGCCCTCCTAACCCTGGCGACCTACCGCAGTTATTCCGAAACCCTGGGCTGGGGGCCGGTGTTGTTGGTGGTGCCGCTGGTGGTTTTTCTGGCCCTCTGGCTGACCTACTCCATCACCGATGGCTGGCTGAGGGCCAGCCGCTTCCAGGGTTTCGTCCAAGCCCTGATCGAGACTGCGGTGGCGGCCTGGTTTTTGTTTTTCGCTGGGGTGCTCATTTTGCAGTACACCGGGCATTTTCTGGATTACCTGTATCCCATTGTGGCCTTTCAGATGGGAGCCCTGCTTCTCAAGCTGTTTGCTGGAGGGAAGAAAAATGAGAACAAAACCAGTGATTCAGGCCAGGAAGTGGCGGATAAACTCAAGGAAATCGTGGAGGGAACCGGGGGGGATCGGTAG
- a CDS encoding calcium/sodium antiporter: protein MEFVLNLLLIASGIVLLYFGGEALVKNAVVLARSWGISTMVVGLTVVAFGTSSPELAASLAAALTGSPAIAIGNVVGSNILNILLILGVTALLAPIRAQAQFIKREVPFMIGAALLLFAFLYFDQQITRWEGLFSVVLLGLYIWFLYRSSAGESADVLEEFNQEYGQPAKTGWQTYAGLVLGLVLLGVGARLLTIGAVELARAFGAPELIIGLTIVALGTSLPEVAASITAALRREPDIALGNIVGSNIFNILGILGITALVQPVGLPWENIQRDMWVMLLASVLLWPFLATGSRLGRREGGVFLGLYVAYMVLLVQSTAQRSMG from the coding sequence ATGGAGTTTGTACTGAACTTGCTGCTCATTGCTAGCGGCATCGTGCTGTTGTACTTTGGAGGCGAGGCGCTGGTAAAAAACGCGGTGGTGCTGGCCCGCAGTTGGGGCATCAGCACCATGGTGGTGGGCCTGACGGTGGTGGCCTTTGGTACTAGCAGTCCCGAGCTGGCCGCCAGCCTGGCCGCTGCGCTTACTGGCAGCCCGGCCATCGCCATTGGCAATGTGGTGGGCTCAAATATCCTGAATATCCTGCTCATCCTGGGGGTCACCGCCCTGCTGGCACCCATCCGCGCCCAGGCCCAGTTCATCAAGCGCGAGGTGCCCTTCATGATTGGGGCGGCCTTGCTGCTTTTTGCGTTTTTGTACTTCGACCAGCAGATAACCCGCTGGGAGGGGTTGTTTTCGGTGGTCTTGCTGGGTCTGTATATCTGGTTTTTGTACCGCAGCAGCGCAGGCGAAAGCGCCGATGTGCTCGAGGAGTTCAATCAGGAGTACGGCCAACCCGCCAAGACTGGCTGGCAGACCTACGCAGGGTTAGTACTCGGACTGGTGTTGCTGGGGGTGGGGGCTCGCCTGCTCACCATTGGGGCGGTGGAGCTGGCCCGGGCTTTTGGAGCCCCCGAGCTCATCATCGGCCTGACCATTGTGGCCCTGGGCACCAGCCTACCGGAAGTAGCCGCCTCCATCACCGCGGCCCTGCGCCGCGAGCCGGACATCGCGCTGGGTAATATCGTGGGTTCAAACATCTTCAACATCCTGGGCATCCTGGGGATCACGGCCCTTGTCCAACCCGTTGGCTTACCCTGGGAGAACATCCAGCGCGATATGTGGGTGATGCTTTTGGCCAGTGTGTTGCTGTGGCCGTTTCTGGCGACTGGATCCCGTTTGGGACGGAGGGAGGGCGGGGTTTTCCTGGGGCTGTATGTGGCCTATATGGTATTGCTTGTTCAGAGCACCGCCCAGCGTAGCATGGGATAA